The following is a genomic window from Mycolicibacterium sp. TY81.
CAGACGGCAGGTCGGCGGCCGGTGCCAGGCCGCGCCGCAGCCCGTCCGCGATGGTCGCCACGCGCGTCTTCCAGTCCTCGCTCAACAGCAGCTCGACGGCCGCCACCGACACCGCGCACGCCAACGCGTTGGCCATGAACGTCGGCCCGTGCATGAGGGCTCCCGGCTCCCCCGAGCTGATCACCCGCGCGATCTCGGCGGTGCACAGCGTCGCCGCCAGCGTCACATAGCCACCGGTCAGCGCCTTGCCGACGCACATGATGTCGGGGCTGACGCCGGCGTGGTCCGCGGCGAACAGCTCACCCGTCCGCCCGAAACCGGTCGCGATCTCATCGAAGATCAACAGCACGTCGTGCCGGGTGCAGATGTCGCGCAACGCCGTCAGGTACCGCGGGTCGTGGAACCGCATGCCGCCGGCGCCCTGGACAACGGGCTCGACGATGACGGCTGCGAGCTCATCCACATGGGCGGCCAGCTGGGTCTCGAAGGCCGCGACGTAGGCCGGGTCGAACTCCGTGGGCACCCGCGGCGCGAAGATCTGGGGCATCAGGACATCGGTCCAGATCGAATGCATGCCGCCATCGGGGTCGCACACGCTCATCGGGGTGAAGGTGTCGCCGTGGTAGCCGCCGCGCCACGTCATCAGCTTGTGCCGGCCGGGAAGGCCGCGGCTGCGCTGGTACTGCAGCGCCATCTTGGCGGCGACCTCGACGGAGACCGAACCGGAGTCCGAGAAGAACACCGTGTCGAGACCGGCCGGGGTGATCTCGACGAGCAGCTGCGCCAGGCGCGCCGCGGGCTCATGGGTGAGGCCGCCGAACATGACGTGGTTCATGCGGCTCAGCTGCCGGGTGATCGCGGCGTCGAGCACCGGATGCCCGTGCCCGTGCACCGCCGTCCACCACGAGCTCATCGCGTCGATGACCTGCACCGGCCGGCCCTCGTGGATGAGGGTCAGCATGATGCCGTGCGCCTCGGTGGCAACCACCGCCGGCAAAGCCTCGGCGCCGATGGTGCTGTACGGATGCCAGATGTGGGCGGTGTCGATCGCCGAGATTTCGGCAGGGTTCAGCGCTGGCACGAGGACCGAGCCTAATCGCCCGCCGAGCACGTCGAAACGGGCGTGCTCAGC
Proteins encoded in this region:
- a CDS encoding adenosylmethionine--8-amino-7-oxononanoate transaminase encodes the protein MPALNPAEISAIDTAHIWHPYSTIGAEALPAVVATEAHGIMLTLIHEGRPVQVIDAMSSWWTAVHGHGHPVLDAAITRQLSRMNHVMFGGLTHEPAARLAQLLVEITPAGLDTVFFSDSGSVSVEVAAKMALQYQRSRGLPGRHKLMTWRGGYHGDTFTPMSVCDPDGGMHSIWTDVLMPQIFAPRVPTEFDPAYVAAFETQLAAHVDELAAVIVEPVVQGAGGMRFHDPRYLTALRDICTRHDVLLIFDEIATGFGRTGELFAADHAGVSPDIMCVGKALTGGYVTLAATLCTAEIARVISSGEPGALMHGPTFMANALACAVSVAAVELLLSEDWKTRVATIADGLRRGLAPAADLPSVADVRVLGAIGVVEMREPVDMPLATVTAIEHGVWLRPFGKLLYVMPPFICTPDEIDQVTSAVVAVARALT